In the Haloplasma contractile SSD-17B genome, one interval contains:
- a CDS encoding ABC-F family ATP-binding cassette domain-containing protein, whose translation MSVLTVKNVTHGFGARSILEDVSFRLLKGEHVALVGANGEGKSTFLNIINGKLMPDEGTVEWSNRVTVGYLDQHSVLKPETTIMDNLRLAFNHLIELEKEMFTLYENMADADDMDKLLEDAAEIQSILDSSGFYIIDSKIQTIAQGLGLGDLGLDTMVDELSGGQRTKILLAKLLLQNPTILILDEPTNYLDVEHIEWLTNYLKEYENAFILVSHDIPFINNVCNLIYHIKDCELTRYVGNYEDFERLYEQKQRQLEKDYERQQKEINRMEDFIARNKARVATRGMANSRAKRLEKMDKIEKPREKAKPVFNFKEGKTPSRVLIEATDLVIGYDSPLTKPISFTIEKGKKIAICGVNGLGKSTLLKTILGIIPSVEGTIRFGENVEIGYFEQEDHKDNTNTALDEVWNEYPALTNHEVRSELAKCALTSENIMSQMRVLSGGENAKVRLCKLLLKRLNLLVLDEPTNHLDVDAKAELEKAIREFNGTVIIVSHEPYFYQSFVTDVFNVEDWTTKIV comes from the coding sequence ATGAGTGTATTAACTGTAAAAAATGTAACACATGGATTTGGAGCACGCTCTATTTTAGAAGACGTATCATTTCGTTTACTAAAGGGGGAGCATGTTGCGTTAGTAGGAGCAAATGGTGAAGGGAAATCTACCTTCTTAAATATTATAAATGGTAAGTTAATGCCTGATGAAGGAACGGTGGAATGGTCAAATCGAGTGACTGTAGGATACCTTGATCAGCATTCAGTATTAAAACCAGAGACCACAATAATGGACAACTTACGATTAGCGTTTAACCATTTAATCGAATTAGAAAAAGAAATGTTTACCCTATATGAAAATATGGCTGATGCTGATGATATGGACAAGCTCCTTGAGGATGCAGCTGAAATCCAGAGTATTTTAGATAGTAGTGGATTTTATATTATCGATTCAAAGATTCAAACGATTGCACAGGGACTTGGGTTAGGTGACTTAGGACTCGATACAATGGTAGATGAACTAAGTGGAGGACAACGTACTAAGATCCTACTTGCGAAACTGTTACTTCAAAATCCTACAATATTAATCTTAGATGAGCCAACAAACTACCTTGATGTTGAGCACATTGAATGGCTAACTAATTATTTGAAGGAATACGAAAATGCATTTATCTTGGTGTCCCATGATATTCCGTTTATTAATAATGTCTGTAATCTTATATACCATATTAAAGACTGTGAATTGACACGTTATGTAGGGAATTACGAAGATTTTGAACGCCTATATGAGCAAAAGCAACGTCAACTAGAAAAAGATTATGAGCGTCAACAAAAAGAAATAAATCGTATGGAGGACTTCATTGCTAGGAATAAAGCTCGAGTTGCCACAAGAGGGATGGCAAACAGTCGTGCTAAGAGATTAGAGAAAATGGATAAAATTGAAAAGCCACGAGAAAAGGCAAAACCGGTCTTTAACTTTAAGGAAGGTAAAACACCTAGTCGAGTATTAATAGAAGCTACTGATTTAGTGATTGGATATGATTCACCGCTTACAAAACCGATTTCGTTTACGATTGAAAAAGGAAAGAAAATTGCGATTTGTGGTGTCAATGGTTTAGGTAAGTCTACCCTACTAAAAACTATACTTGGAATCATCCCTTCAGTAGAAGGAACGATCAGGTTTGGTGAAAATGTTGAAATTGGATATTTTGAACAAGAGGACCATAAGGATAATACAAATACAGCTTTAGATGAAGTTTGGAATGAATACCCTGCCTTAACGAATCATGAAGTAAGATCAGAACTTGCTAAGTGCGCCCTAACTTCCGAGAATATTATGAGTCAGATGCGCGTTTTATCAGGTGGGGAAAATGCAAAGGTAAGGCTTTGTAAATTACTGCTTAAGCGACTAAATTTACTCGTGTTAGATGAGCCAACGAACCACCTGGATGTAGATGCGAAAGCCGAATTAGAAAAAGCCATCCGTGAATTCAATGGAACTGTCATCATTGTAAGTCATGAACCGTATTTCTACCAAAGCTTTGTGACGGATGTCTTTAATGTAGAAGACTGGACAACGAAGATTGTTTAA
- a CDS encoding FMN-binding protein, with the protein MKYSVIVLLSFLSFFLIGCSQQESTFIYNDGTYTAEGDHRELGYEVAEVTIKSDRIEKVVLKRMNAEGNEVNYKEWTGEIFDGEMRPDLNKARLELATIIVDKQITEVDAIQGATISSQEWVKAVNRALEKAER; encoded by the coding sequence ATGAAGTATAGTGTTATTGTTTTATTATCTTTTCTATCGTTCTTTCTTATAGGATGTTCACAACAAGAGTCAACGTTTATTTACAATGATGGTACTTACACAGCAGAAGGTGATCATCGCGAACTTGGTTATGAAGTAGCTGAAGTAACGATTAAGAGCGATCGCATAGAAAAAGTAGTGCTTAAGCGTATGAATGCAGAAGGAAATGAAGTAAACTATAAAGAGTGGACAGGTGAAATATTTGATGGTGAAATGAGGCCAGACTTAAATAAGGCTCGCTTAGAACTAGCAACGATTATTGTTGATAAACAAATAACTGAAGTTGATGCTATTCAAGGTGCTACTATAAGCTCACAAGAATGGGTGAAAGCAGTTAATCGTGCACTCGAAAAGGCAGAAAGATAG